A region of the Hydra vulgaris chromosome 12, alternate assembly HydraT2T_AEP genome:
TTTGGGAATGTATTGGGCCAAGATTGGCTAATAATTATAAACCAATAGATGcgataaagttatttttttttatggcgcACATTTTCGCGTAACACAGTCATTTTGGACTAGTTTTATTGAAAACGAGTTATGATTATTATAGAACGGTATTTAGTTTAAAAGtcatatttaatttcaaagtaTACGTATCTGAATTGTacgcattttttttctttatggttttattttattaacatttaagctttcataaaatttatataacttatataataagGTATTTCGACAGATCATGGATACTGAGCCATCTTATTGGTCAAAGAGAAGAAAAGTAACTAAATCTGTCAACAAAATTATGTCCGATGTTGATACAGAATTTTCTTACTCTAACaataatacaactttaaaaaaagatagtgTTATATCTCATGCCTGCTATTCTTTTAATGGCATAGTGGGGCAAAAAGATGATCATGTTGTTTCTAATCAACGTTTATTAGATCGCTTTTATTCAATGCTTGATAACTCCAAGTTTAATAACGATTCTGAGTTAAATATGCCCGATTTAGTTTCAATAGATGGAGAAAAGTTGAATGAAGATAGTAATTATGATGAGTTTGTAACAAATAATTGGGAAATGTTTATGAAACAGGATACAATTGAATTCATTGATGTAGAGTCATTGTCGGGTGATAGCAGTGATGAAAGTGATATCAGTGAGGAAATTGAACCTGatattgaaaacaaagaaaaagagCTATCATTTGATTTAGGAATGTGGGCAGCATCATTTTCTATTACTATGGTTGCAGTATCTTCACTTTTGGATATACTTAGAGTGTTGCACCCATCACTTCCAAAAGATCCGCGAACATTACTAAAAACACCTAGAACAAGCACTGTCAAAACAATTGAAGGGGGCTCCTATTTTCACTTTGGTATTGTTAAATCATTGCAACACATAAATCTTTTGCCACATTTTTTTACAAGCTCTGAAACTCTATCAATTTCTCTACAAATTAATATTGATGGATTACCCTTACAGAAGTCAAGTACTCAGCAATTTTGGCCAATTCTAGGAAGAGTGTCGATTCCATTTTCAAGTAATCCTTTTTTGATTGGCTTGTTTTGCGGTCAAAGTAAACCAGTTAACttgaatgaatatttaaaagatttcattGAAGAAATGTTAGAATTGGAAAAAGGTCCTGTTAAAATTGATGTAGATGGTGAAAAATACTCTGTTAACATTGGTATATCCTGCTTTGTATGTGATACTCCTGCAAGggcatatataaaacaaagtaaagGGCATACTGGATAATACAGTTGTGATAAGTGTATCCAAAAAGGGGAATGGCACAGTAAGGTTATATTTCTTAAAACTGATGCTCCACTTAGAACTGACCattcttttaatgatatgaTAGATGCTAATCATCACATTGGAGATACTCCACTTAAAAAAGTGTCTATTGGAGGAAATTAAGTTACAGTTACGTGTACAACGCCAAAAGCAAGTTTCTCTTGGTCATAATACAAGTTGAAATCTTCCAGAAAACTTTATATTTCCGTTAAAAGAAATAGATGAACTGTTAGAGTTAAATaggatttttttggaaaatactGAATGTCGATCTAATGCAGTAAGtcttttattatcaatatataatataaaagttaattttttttctaaaaattaaattagtttattttttctatttggaATTGACTACATATATAATAACGTTTGTACTTTAGTATAAACGTATTTCTTTAtaggttatttttttgtttctaaatgaTGGAAGtggaaataataaatagttattcCTTTATAggttatttttttgtctctaatTGGAGGAAGTGGTCTTGATGACTGTTTAAGAAAAGTTGCTAAGAAAATCTTGACAGCAAAACTATCAATGCTGTATAACCTTACAGGAAGAAAAGGAAAATTAGAGTTTGGTTGTCTAATGGGTGtgaaaaatgtaatatatgGTAGgcaaacttataaataaaattattgtaaacaaatagttatatataagataaaactTATATTCTCATGATtgtcgtcatcatcatcataaacATCATCATCGTTgttatcatttttgtattataattgttttaaagatcacaaaaaaatcttttcatctGCTAATTATTGCACATTTTATTATGCAGATGCAGTAAGAAAAAGCTATCCAACATCAACAGCTAGTCAACTAGacaaaatactttcaaaatggCTGTCAGGGTCTATTGACAGAAATGGACTAAAAAAAGCTCAAGGAAATAGTTCAAAAagtcaataaagtttttacttaactcaaacttgcttttgtttttttatctgtttttaatcttatttgtaattttaatataactattatgagtacagttttcatttctaaataaatggtacagttaataaatatgtGAACGTATGAATAtattaattgtaatatttaagtgtttgtttatttattcattaatattagttataattaaattattgttataattaaagtagcttgatgatttaatttttcattcacttttattgattttagaaattatagaTCTACCgacaatttcaattttatgtcTTTAAAGGCATAaatatgtcaaataataaatatgttgaaatatattttcaaaagcaatctaatttttttttatataaaatgtattttttactaTTGGGAAGACTAAATCATGTAAAATTAATTAGTCTTTCATCACCACACTTGTTATTTTGGCTCTCTCTTACTTACGTCATATTTAGTCCCAGTCGTGAGACTAAATATACACTATTAGCGtgtaacatataaatatttctttgtgTATAGTTCCTGAAATAGTAAAGCAATCAATGGCTTAAGCTGTTCAGTCATTTTTTCTAAAGTGTGCTCAAGCAACTGGAGGAGCTGAAAGGTGATATTAATTAGCAGTGGCAGAAAGCCCTGTTAGACAAACCATGACGGCACCTTTTTCAGAAGCCTAGACTTCTTATTTTTCCATTCCAAGTGATAAACGATCTTCTGGAATTCAACCCGATTCTTATGGAAGATTATGAGCAGTGATCAAGAACAgtaagctattttttattaaattgtgacttttatatctctattttaataaattgtgtaataattttttaatataatctgTTATatgattttagaaataattatttattttcttgctAACAAGCACCTACAAAGAAAAGGCCGAGTTTTGTTAATCGGATTAACTGACTTTTCCTTTTTCAatttagtcaattttttttaatttgttgaccATTAAATTGGTTAAATATTTACTTCATATGCACGAGACTTTTCCTTGCTTTTAGAGGCAGGGGCCAGGGTCTAAATGAGAGGGACAAATTTGGGAATAGTTATTTGGGAACCGAATATCCGAACTGAATATATCCGGATCCATAACTCAAAATTAGGATACAGTTACCCAGGTAATCGGATCCAGATCTTGTTTCCGATTATGCCATACACATCAGGTGGTTCACATTTAGTGATGGTagattgaagttttattttgataggtgttttcattttttctatattttgttcatctctgtttatttttattatttgtttatgcaGGTGCAGTAAGAAAACTATCCCTAAGTGACGATTAGTCAACCGGACAAGACGCTGCCAAAATGGCTGTCATGTTCAATTCACATGGATGGCCTCAAAATAATTCGCTAGGAGATGCGTAGAGGAagacatttaattattttttcatttatatcaaATGTTATcaagtgttttttataatgtgtttattttcttgtttacattgttaattttttttattggatgcTGTTTGAGAATATTGATTGAATAAACTTCTTTTAATGACTGtcttttgagttttatttcGAACAAATCGacattccttttattttaaaaagattattttgaaaagatatttgTTAGCCTGGCAGTGATAATTGTATACAATTGTCACATTTAAGACACAACATTCCATTGTCACATTAAGACACAACAAGACCTTATAAGCTTTTGTTGCCAAAAAAAAGGCGGTGTGAGTATATAAAGTGCCAGGAATAGCCAATATTAGGCTTGAATTGGCCAATATTGGGCTTTAATTAGCCAGTATTTGGCTTGGATTGGCCAACGTTGTGCCAGTATTAGCCTATATTTTCCCATTCATGGTCGATGTTGGGCCATTATAAGCCAGTCAAAACCAATCATGGCCCAATATTGGAGCCATGATTCTGCCAGACCAAATGCCAATATCTTCCCAGTAATGGCCCAGTTTGCACTCACCAATATTTGCCCAATATTGGCCCAATGAATTTGTATTATCTGGGTAgcgttttttagtgtaattttttaaacttcaacagCAATTTAGAGCACTTTTTGTTGGTTTTCAGgcctatgtttttatacgattcttaatcagcataaaattctctatcatattcagcaataaaaaaaaaagggggggggggagaaactGTAGTAGCGccgttttgtttttaaatttcaaagagtttttataataataactcgAGTATTTTTGTactaagtatttttagttttttatgcaaaagttaaagaaaatagtttatggtataaaatttatactcaAACTTAACGGCAAAATGTCAACAACGATTCTAGCCATTTTcgcaaaattttcaaaactcaaATTGTAAAAAGCTTACGGCCTTAAGTAACGATTTTTTGAAGATACGGTTTTTTGAAAAACCGTTATACTTCAAGTAAAGCATAAAACGTCAAGTATAAAACCAAtgggatttttaaaaaaccaaaaatcaTGACACcgttttttgaaaaaccaagTAGTTAttcaaaaaaccaataaaaaaccGATTCTTTTTACAGTGTATGATTTTAAGGACTAATAAACAGTCTGATCTATAAAGAGAGATGTATGTGTATATCATGAAGAGAAAAGcaactttttagaaaattgaagaaattttgTCCCCAcgattttttattaactttcttAAACAATAAGAGAatcattgaattttttaaaaatttcaaatattagaaagtcaaagtttttaataatgtttaaataattataaattatttgtttttttttcaaacttcataatattttttcaaaacttattttgcattattttattcacTCACAGATCACTACCATAGTTTATATATGGGACATGCCTTATAATCAGTTAAATACCATTATCACGGCCATAGTGGGACATGCCTTATAATCATGAAAATCATTTATCCTCAGGAccaaaaaatttgttcttttgGTATATTAGCCTGCTCATTAGTTCTTCATATCAtgcaattaaactttttgaagtaatcaaattttgaaactaaACGACTCAATGTGACTTGTGTATATTAACATTTCTGTCTTTCTCATTCTCATTTAATATCTTTAAGAGAAAAACATGTCTTTAAAAGTATTGACTACTAAAAATCAACAAAGGCCCACAACTTCAGAAAAGGCTGTAAGAGAAGTGAATGCTGGCAACAATTCCATCGACAAAAAAGCATTATTGTTTGGAATATCAAGAGCCTATTTAGCAAAAGTGATTGAAAAGATTAAGAATACGGAGAATAAGTATATGCATCGCccaaaatataaatagatagCAAGcgcatttttttaatcttaggATGAGTATGGGCATCGCCCAAGTATAGATAACAAGCGCATTTTTTCTACACctcaagaaaatttattagtttcatATCTTAAAATCGCATCTAAATTGTGTCACGGTTTTacgaaaaaacaaacaaaagaacaaatttttcaatacGCAGAGGCAAATAATATCTGTCCTCAAACATGGAAAGATGATAAAATAGCATCTGTGGAATGGCTTTATGGCTTTATAACGAGGCACAAATATTTGTCAGTCAGAAAACCTGTTAGCACTTCTCTGTCCAGAGTATCAAGTTTCAACTagacaaatttgtttttgaaaattctctGAAAAGCTAACTAGCTTtgacaaaaagtataaatttccatcacacataatttttaatactgaTGAAACTGGATGCAGTACCATTTTAGCTCCTTCAAAGGTTGTAGCTGCGAAGGGCCAAAAATAAATAGGACAAATTACATCAACAAAACACGAGGTACGCTTGTGacca
Encoded here:
- the LOC136088778 gene encoding uncharacterized protein LOC136088778; amino-acid sequence: MDTEPSYWSKRRKVTKSVNKIMSDVDTEFSYSNNNTTLKKDSVISHACYSFNGIVGQKDDHVVSNQRLLDRFYSMLDNSKFNNDSELNMPDLVSIDGEKLNEDSNYDEFVTNNWEMFMKQDTIEFIDVESLSGDSSDESDISEEIEPDIENKEKELSFDLGMWAASFSITMVAVSSLLDILRVLHPSLPKDPRTLLKTPRTSTVKTIEGGSYFHFGIVKSLQHINLLPHFFTSSETLSISLQINIDGLPLQKSSTQQFWPILGRVSIPFSSNPFLIGLFCGQSKPVNLNEYLKDFIEEMLELEKGPVKIDVDGEKYSVNIGISCFVCDTPARAYIKQSKGHTG